Proteins co-encoded in one Paenibacillus sp. genomic window:
- a CDS encoding sulfatase-like hydrolase/transferase, whose translation MKHKPNFVFIHTDQQRADCLGIEGRRKGLYTPNLDFLAVSGMRFSAAYATTPVCIPQRLTFLSGQTASMHGVLGNTGIPYFPFETTLPSELSKGGYQTALVGRTFHTYPFDHPYGFEYYMPGDPSSEFKDSTDPFFTFLREHAPEGSGGYYGNGTDNNSYIGAPFHLPNELHHTQWTTERALEFLQVRDSDRPFLLTVGYYAPHGPQNPPAEFFDRYYYNQDLDNPVIGEWAIPPVANWSPTRSSYVDLSGELLRSCRAGYYGNITFIDLQLGRIINRVRQIPNTYIIFTSDHGEMLGDHYLYHKAQPYEGAAHIPFLIAGPDVSPMQVCDKTIGWHDIMPTMLDLAGLPIPDHVDGQSLAPLLQNPSTSEWREYLHGECSRPMSPPKLPGQATEGNMAYETGFHYLTDGKTKYIWHTQSGREQLFDLMNDPHERFDLSAKAEYANELTLWRGRLIDEIKDRPEGFTDGERLIAGRKYASLLPKAQEIVDRRLEEGYAIAYYQNRKTTKKT comes from the coding sequence ATGAAGCATAAGCCGAATTTTGTGTTTATCCATACCGATCAGCAGCGTGCGGATTGCCTTGGAATAGAAGGTCGTCGCAAAGGTTTGTACACTCCGAATCTCGATTTCTTGGCCGTTAGCGGCATGCGGTTTTCCGCAGCGTACGCAACGACGCCAGTATGTATTCCGCAAAGATTGACCTTCCTTTCGGGACAAACAGCGTCAATGCATGGGGTGCTAGGGAATACAGGGATCCCGTACTTTCCGTTCGAAACGACGCTTCCGAGCGAATTGAGCAAAGGGGGGTACCAGACTGCCTTAGTCGGGCGCACCTTCCATACCTATCCTTTCGATCATCCTTACGGTTTCGAGTATTATATGCCGGGCGACCCTAGCTCGGAATTTAAGGACAGCACGGATCCGTTTTTCACTTTTTTGCGAGAACATGCTCCTGAAGGTTCCGGCGGATATTATGGCAACGGGACCGATAACAATTCTTACATCGGGGCGCCGTTCCACCTGCCGAACGAATTGCATCATACGCAATGGACGACGGAACGAGCGCTTGAGTTTTTGCAAGTGCGCGATAGCGACAGACCGTTCCTGTTGACGGTGGGCTATTACGCGCCTCATGGGCCCCAGAATCCGCCTGCGGAATTTTTCGATCGATACTATTACAATCAGGATTTGGATAACCCGGTGATCGGCGAATGGGCTATCCCTCCGGTTGCGAATTGGAGTCCTACTCGCAGCTCCTATGTTGACCTGTCGGGCGAGTTGTTGCGTAGCTGCAGGGCAGGGTATTACGGGAACATCACCTTCATCGATTTGCAGTTGGGACGGATTATCAATCGGGTAAGGCAAATACCGAACACCTATATCATTTTTACTTCCGATCATGGCGAAATGCTAGGGGATCATTATTTGTACCATAAGGCCCAACCTTACGAGGGGGCCGCACATATACCGTTCCTGATCGCGGGGCCTGATGTCTCTCCGATGCAGGTTTGCGACAAAACCATCGGGTGGCATGACATTATGCCGACGATGTTGGATCTAGCCGGCTTGCCGATCCCTGACCATGTGGATGGACAGAGTTTGGCGCCTTTGTTGCAGAACCCATCGACTTCAGAATGGAGAGAGTACCTTCATGGAGAATGCTCCCGCCCGATGTCGCCGCCGAAGCTTCCAGGTCAAGCGACGGAAGGGAACATGGCTTACGAAACCGGGTTCCATTACCTTACGGACGGAAAAACTAAATATATCTGGCATACTCAAAGCGGGCGGGAGCAACTCTTCGACTTAATGAATGATCCGCATGAACGATTCGATTTATCTGCGAAGGCGGAATATGCGAACGAATTGACGTTATGGCGGGGACGACTTATTGATGAAATCAAAGACAGGCCGGAAGGGTTCACGGACGGTGAGCGGTTAATCGCCGGTCGTAAATACGCTTCGTTGCTGCCGAAAGCTCAGGAAATTGTCGATCGACGTTTAGAGGAAGGATATGCAATCGCTTATTATCAGAATCGGAAGACGACAAAGAAAACGTAA
- a CDS encoding ABC transporter permease, with amino-acid sequence MTVPAVLYFFINNYLPMFGLVIAFKNIDFSHGSGWLLKSEWVGLLNFKFLFASNDAYIITRNTILYNAFFIAINLIFSVGIAILLNDIRQRFMARLYQTIIIFPFLISMVIVSYLVYSFLSIDAGFMNKTVLPMLGMEPISWYSEPKYWPYILTLVDIWKGSGFGCIIYLAAIVSIDHDYFEAARIDGASKLRQIFSITLPMIAPVIIMMTLLRIGRIFHSDFGLFYQVPMNSGAIYDTTNVIDTYVYRALIQLGDIGMSSAAGVYQSIVGFLLILLSNYVVRKINKDDALF; translated from the coding sequence ATGACGGTTCCGGCGGTGCTTTACTTTTTCATTAACAATTACCTCCCGATGTTCGGGTTGGTGATTGCTTTTAAGAACATCGATTTTTCCCACGGAAGCGGTTGGTTGCTGAAGAGCGAATGGGTGGGCTTGCTGAATTTCAAGTTTTTATTCGCTTCCAATGATGCGTATATCATTACTCGAAATACGATTCTATATAATGCTTTCTTTATCGCGATCAATTTGATCTTCAGTGTAGGTATAGCGATCTTGCTGAATGATATTAGGCAGCGCTTCATGGCGCGATTATATCAAACGATCATTATTTTCCCGTTCTTGATCTCCATGGTCATAGTCAGTTACTTAGTGTATTCCTTTTTAAGCATTGACGCGGGATTTATGAATAAAACGGTGCTTCCTATGTTGGGAATGGAACCGATCTCTTGGTACTCGGAGCCTAAGTATTGGCCTTATATCCTAACGCTCGTCGATATTTGGAAGGGATCTGGATTTGGCTGCATTATTTACCTCGCGGCCATCGTCAGCATCGATCATGATTATTTCGAAGCTGCTCGGATCGATGGAGCATCGAAACTTCGGCAAATCTTTTCCATAACCCTACCGATGATTGCACCGGTGATTATTATGATGACGCTCCTTCGGATTGGGAGAATATTTCACTCGGATTTCGGATTATTCTACCAAGTGCCGATGAACTCCGGCGCGATCTACGACACGACGAACGTCATCGATACGTATGTGTATCGCGCTTTGATTCAACTGGGGGATATCGGTATGTCTTCCGCGGCGGGCGTTTATCAGTCCATCGTCGGCTTTCTCCTCATCCTCCTTTCCAACTACGTGGTTCGAAAAATTAATAAAGATGATGCTTTGTTTTAA
- a CDS encoding carbohydrate ABC transporter permease: MRNESRGYYWFAHIFLLLFSIVCVVPFLLLTISSFTDNLTLVRNGYSFFAEKYSLSAYQYLWEQSDQLLRANGITVLITAVGTTAGLIMMALIAYPISRRDFPLRKSLTFYVVFTMLFNGGLVPTYLVYTQLFDVKNTIWALIIPGLLMNGFSVLLIRTFFQNSIPVALIESAKIDGASELRILWKIVLPLSTPIMATIGLFQGIHYWNDWMNGLIYITDPKLYSMQNLLNRMITEIQFLVSNDVGQVTDMSELPTVTMRMAIAVVGILPIVITYPYFQKYFAKGMTVGAVKG, from the coding sequence GTGAGAAACGAGTCCAGAGGCTATTATTGGTTTGCGCATATATTCCTGCTTCTTTTTTCTATCGTATGCGTCGTACCATTTCTACTACTAACGATTTCTTCCTTCACCGACAATTTGACTCTTGTAAGGAACGGCTACTCCTTCTTTGCGGAAAAGTACAGTCTATCGGCTTATCAATATTTATGGGAGCAATCCGATCAGCTGCTTCGTGCCAACGGAATTACCGTCCTCATTACGGCGGTCGGAACAACTGCGGGGCTGATCATGATGGCGCTGATCGCTTATCCGATTTCGCGCAGGGACTTTCCGCTGAGAAAATCGCTTACCTTTTATGTCGTATTTACGATGCTGTTTAACGGTGGGTTGGTACCTACGTATTTGGTCTATACTCAATTATTCGACGTAAAGAACACAATATGGGCTTTAATTATTCCGGGGTTATTGATGAATGGATTCAGCGTCTTGTTAATTCGAACGTTCTTCCAAAATTCTATCCCGGTTGCCTTAATCGAATCGGCGAAGATCGATGGCGCAAGCGAATTGCGCATTTTGTGGAAAATCGTGCTCCCCTTGTCGACGCCAATCATGGCTACCATCGGTCTTTTCCAAGGCATTCACTACTGGAATGATTGGATGAACGGGTTAATCTATATTACCGACCCAAAACTATATAGTATGCAGAACCTGCTGAACCGCATGATTACGGAAATCCAATTTCTAGTAAGCAACGACGTCGGGCAAGTTACCGATATGTCGGAATTACCTACGGTTACGATGCGGATGGCGATCGCCGTTGTCGGGATCCTTCCCATAGTGATAACGTATCCTTACTTTCAAAAATATTTCGCGAAAGGCATGACGGTCGGCGCAGTGAAAGGGTAA
- a CDS encoding ABC transporter substrate-binding protein: MKKRVKTTAVTIILALIMTVFLFACGDNQSSSSSESNQPSKESKTEPPVELVMTVSLVGNPPADLQLVTDEINKYLIEKINAKIKVVPISFGSYSQQINLMLTGKEQLDLMVTGPQIGFTSQVGKNQLLPLNEYLNDHGQGILEVVDKEIMKVGMVKGEPYAVPVIGNSVQGRGFVLRKEIADKYNVDMTKIKTLDDVEAVLKVIKENEPDVVPLVPDKPGESILSYYETGDTLGDSIGYLPNFDNDLKVVNLYETQEYSDLLNRMKRWYDAGYLLQDGSTNKEDARSLLGAKRAAAYFGTISARSDEAFSKIEFGTDVVRSMILRPALQTSTAARLLWAIPRNSQHPEKAMEVLNLLYTDETFVNLIDYGLEGKHYVKLEDGRIDYPQGVDRNNSPYPGNWNFLFGNMYLAYVKLPNEVEFHEINKASHENAIRSKALGFNFDPNPVRTQYAAVRSVLDKYKLGLETGMLDPAKVLPEFIAQLKVAGIDEVIAEKQKQLDEWAATNK; the protein is encoded by the coding sequence ATGAAAAAAAGGGTGAAGACAACCGCAGTAACCATCATTTTGGCATTGATCATGACGGTATTCCTCTTTGCTTGCGGCGATAATCAGAGCAGCAGCTCTAGCGAGAGCAACCAACCGTCGAAAGAGTCGAAAACCGAACCTCCGGTGGAGTTAGTCATGACCGTGTCTCTTGTAGGCAATCCGCCGGCTGATCTTCAGCTTGTTACTGACGAAATCAATAAGTATTTGATCGAGAAAATCAATGCGAAGATTAAGGTAGTCCCTATTAGCTTCGGTTCTTATAGTCAGCAAATTAACTTGATGTTAACGGGCAAGGAGCAGCTGGACCTGATGGTTACGGGTCCGCAAATCGGATTCACGAGTCAAGTAGGCAAAAATCAGCTTCTTCCGCTGAATGAATATTTAAACGACCATGGTCAAGGCATTCTGGAAGTTGTAGACAAAGAGATTATGAAAGTTGGCATGGTCAAGGGCGAGCCATACGCGGTACCCGTGATCGGGAATTCGGTGCAGGGCAGAGGTTTCGTGCTTAGAAAGGAAATTGCCGATAAATACAATGTCGATATGACGAAAATCAAAACGTTGGACGATGTGGAAGCAGTACTGAAAGTTATTAAAGAGAACGAACCCGACGTGGTTCCATTGGTTCCGGATAAACCCGGCGAGTCCATCTTATCTTATTATGAAACCGGTGACACCTTGGGGGATAGTATTGGCTATCTTCCGAATTTCGACAACGACTTGAAGGTAGTTAATCTATATGAGACCCAGGAATATTCGGACCTCCTAAACCGAATGAAACGGTGGTACGATGCAGGGTACTTGTTGCAAGACGGCTCTACGAATAAAGAGGATGCAAGGAGTTTACTCGGTGCCAAACGAGCGGCTGCATACTTCGGAACCATTAGCGCGCGCAGCGACGAGGCGTTTTCAAAAATCGAATTCGGCACAGACGTTGTTCGTTCAATGATTCTAAGACCGGCGCTTCAAACCAGTACGGCAGCGCGGTTATTATGGGCCATTCCTCGAAACTCGCAGCACCCGGAGAAAGCAATGGAAGTACTAAATCTATTGTATACGGATGAAACCTTCGTGAATTTGATCGATTATGGGCTAGAAGGCAAGCATTATGTGAAGCTAGAGGATGGGAGAATCGATTATCCGCAAGGGGTGGATCGGAATAATAGTCCATACCCCGGCAATTGGAACTTTTTGTTCGGCAATATGTATTTAGCGTATGTCAAGCTGCCGAACGAGGTTGAATTCCATGAGATTAACAAAGCGTCCCATGAGAACGCCATCCGTTCCAAAGCATTAGGCTTCAACTTTGACCCGAATCCAGTAAGAACGCAATATGCCGCGGTACGGTCGGTTCTTGATAAATATAAGCTCGGATTAGAAACTGGCATGCTGGATCCGGCAAAAGTGCTGCCGGAATTTATTGCTCAGCTGAAGGTTGCAGGAATCGATGAAGTGATTGCTGAAAAGCAAAAGCAGCTCGACGAATGGGCGGCGACCAACAAGTAA
- a CDS encoding sulfatase-like hydrolase/transferase: MSRSKPNIILIVSDQHRGDWLGYAGNPFVETPNMDRMAREGVHFTNAYCNSPFCVPSRMSMMTGRYPHHTGVYTNSDYLASDMPTFAHALSLGGYETVLCGRMHFNGPDQRHGFAQRIFGDISPSYPGGPSTDYGDLAGTQGQGLKSLEMAGPGDSAVIRYDEAVVATCEQFLGQKSHEEQKPLFLTVGFYGPHHPYVCPPEYYERALAAMENAGDVPLGKPEELHPWVKDWTKRLQADRITPELLRTARACYAGLISLMDHHVGRVLKAAESLPGETVVIYVSDHGDMAGDRGMFWKRCAFEGAIRVPIIFYSLPGAKGERFIAGERQIKAPVSLVDLAPTLISITGAPALPNLDGQDISPLFHSGSDGSLADWESRPVYSELATPEDSVMRIVIRNGVKLVYCHGYEVFMYDLNVDPQEQRDVSGLPEYQTAKRELLALLMDGWDPAAILTEIEERQEDAEFMKQWGKQVGMGKMDLWEQASRT, encoded by the coding sequence GTGAGTCGATCAAAGCCCAATATCATTTTAATTGTTTCCGACCAACATAGAGGGGACTGGTTAGGATATGCCGGAAACCCATTCGTCGAAACTCCGAACATGGACCGGATGGCCCGGGAGGGGGTACATTTCACGAATGCATATTGCAACTCCCCGTTTTGCGTTCCCTCCCGAATGTCCATGATGACAGGTCGGTATCCACATCATACCGGAGTATATACGAACTCCGATTACTTGGCTTCGGATATGCCGACTTTTGCTCACGCTCTTAGCCTAGGCGGTTACGAAACGGTGCTTTGCGGCAGGATGCACTTTAACGGACCCGATCAGCGGCATGGCTTCGCCCAACGCATTTTCGGCGATATTTCCCCGTCTTACCCGGGAGGCCCTTCGACTGACTATGGCGATTTAGCCGGAACGCAGGGACAGGGGCTGAAGTCGCTGGAAATGGCCGGGCCCGGCGACAGTGCGGTCATCCGTTATGATGAAGCGGTCGTTGCAACTTGCGAGCAGTTTTTGGGGCAAAAATCTCACGAAGAGCAGAAACCCTTATTCTTAACGGTTGGGTTTTATGGGCCTCACCATCCGTATGTTTGCCCTCCCGAGTATTATGAGCGTGCGCTTGCAGCAATGGAAAATGCCGGTGATGTTCCTTTAGGTAAGCCGGAGGAACTGCACCCATGGGTGAAGGATTGGACGAAGCGGCTTCAAGCGGACCGAATCACGCCGGAGCTTTTACGCACAGCTCGTGCGTGTTATGCCGGTCTGATTTCCTTGATGGATCACCATGTGGGCCGCGTACTCAAGGCAGCCGAGTCGCTTCCTGGTGAGACCGTTGTTATTTATGTGAGCGATCATGGAGATATGGCAGGAGATCGGGGGATGTTCTGGAAGCGCTGCGCTTTTGAAGGAGCGATCCGTGTACCAATAATCTTTTACTCGCTGCCCGGCGCCAAAGGTGAACGATTCATCGCTGGGGAACGTCAAATCAAAGCGCCTGTAAGTCTAGTGGATTTGGCGCCCACTTTAATTTCAATAACCGGCGCCCCGGCTTTACCTAATCTCGACGGTCAGGATATAAGTCCGTTATTTCATTCCGGCAGCGATGGCAGCTTAGCAGATTGGGAAAGCCGGCCAGTGTACTCGGAGCTGGCGACTCCGGAGGATTCCGTTATGCGAATCGTTATTCGAAACGGTGTCAAGCTGGTCTACTGCCACGGGTACGAAGTATTTATGTATGACTTAAACGTCGATCCGCAGGAGCAGCGGGACGTAAGCGGCTTGCCGGAATATCAGACGGCGAAACGGGAGCTTCTGGCGCTGCTCATGGATGGCTGGGACCCGGCGGCGATTCTTACAGAGATAGAAGAAAGACAGGAAGATGCCGAGTTTATGAAACAATGGGGTAAACAAGTCGGGATGGGGAAAATGGACTTATGGGAGCAAGCATCTAGAACATAA
- a CDS encoding alpha-L-arabinofuranosidase C-terminal domain-containing protein — MSITQGSYTAAIAVSPNHVGEEVSKNLFGAIQRWVRNGEHAADPETGKVYDQIVEACQIIGVTDIRYGAGNLSGQGFLFDRLIGPMENRTWCYNLNGTKGFPPIYGPDEAGDLCTQLKADISLVLNFHRSNVQEQLNYVSYMIHPSNGQKVDIYNIATYKDKEYYDPQYWGNLRASIGRAEPYSLKLVTVGNEEGVDNHGGWYSGELVEVGEHPDDVMIDFNDPTCVKTALYVWGGTVRFTKQAVATYADLDEEASTSSGKPNQEFYAYYRHINEGTAIVYVDDVEWKVVDCLSSAGPNDQVCTLECHFGKIIFGDGKHGAIPAKGAKITLSCESTHKGYVDYYKAIKALYPEIIVGSNVCRIDPFFKVIGKSTPYEVAQNIGLGLYEPSRGDKPFNEMLFYQNMVTAENQADKVNEIRERIRSTGKEMKVHMTAWNRNNGFRPQGTGPDWQINFATAMLTANQLYEYMMAGIEHAYFFQLNNAPWNPVSGGHVDPGTYSALITSVNGEEAIISPKGWAFSMFSRMAGKKLVETVVDGPILPIQAVNALDPKYCDPNETPVNKLNLLKAATAMDENGNMLMVVINNSFTDNCRATVHLDGFEYDSIVEVTTLNADSFYDQNSPETPNKVRPVTKKVDLGGNHFEYIFPAHSVTSIVFNKPSS; from the coding sequence ATGAGCATAACTCAAGGGAGCTATACCGCTGCGATTGCCGTCAGTCCAAACCATGTGGGCGAAGAGGTTAGTAAAAATCTGTTTGGTGCGATTCAAAGATGGGTTAGAAACGGAGAGCACGCTGCCGACCCCGAAACAGGCAAAGTCTACGATCAGATCGTGGAGGCATGCCAGATTATAGGTGTTACAGATATTCGTTATGGGGCTGGGAATCTCAGCGGTCAGGGGTTTTTGTTCGACCGACTGATCGGTCCCATGGAAAACCGGACGTGGTGCTATAACTTGAATGGGACAAAAGGCTTTCCGCCGATATACGGCCCCGATGAAGCCGGTGATTTATGCACCCAGTTAAAAGCCGACATATCTCTTGTTCTGAACTTCCATCGCAGCAATGTTCAAGAGCAACTCAACTACGTAAGCTACATGATACACCCTTCCAACGGCCAAAAGGTTGATATCTACAACATCGCAACCTACAAGGATAAGGAGTACTACGACCCTCAATACTGGGGCAATCTTAGAGCTTCCATCGGGCGTGCAGAGCCCTATTCTTTAAAGTTAGTTACTGTAGGAAACGAAGAAGGTGTGGATAACCATGGCGGCTGGTATTCCGGAGAACTGGTCGAAGTTGGCGAGCATCCGGACGACGTCATGATCGATTTTAATGATCCAACGTGTGTAAAAACTGCATTATATGTTTGGGGGGGGACCGTTAGATTTACAAAGCAGGCTGTTGCAACGTACGCCGACTTGGACGAAGAAGCCTCCACAAGCTCCGGCAAGCCCAATCAGGAGTTTTATGCCTATTACAGACATATTAACGAAGGGACGGCTATTGTTTACGTAGACGATGTGGAGTGGAAAGTCGTGGATTGCCTTTCTTCCGCAGGTCCCAATGATCAAGTTTGTACCTTGGAGTGCCATTTCGGAAAGATAATATTTGGCGACGGAAAACACGGTGCAATTCCTGCGAAAGGAGCAAAGATTACGTTATCTTGCGAGTCGACGCATAAGGGATACGTTGACTATTACAAGGCCATAAAGGCTCTTTATCCAGAGATAATCGTGGGTTCGAATGTCTGTAGAATTGATCCCTTTTTTAAGGTCATAGGAAAATCGACTCCATATGAAGTGGCGCAAAATATCGGATTGGGTTTATACGAACCCAGTCGGGGCGATAAGCCATTCAATGAGATGTTATTCTATCAAAATATGGTTACGGCAGAAAATCAGGCAGACAAGGTGAATGAAATAAGAGAAAGGATCAGAAGTACAGGTAAAGAAATGAAGGTCCATATGACTGCGTGGAACCGCAACAATGGCTTTAGACCTCAGGGAACGGGACCTGATTGGCAAATTAATTTCGCAACGGCCATGTTAACTGCCAATCAACTTTATGAATATATGATGGCAGGCATAGAGCATGCGTATTTCTTTCAACTTAATAACGCACCTTGGAATCCAGTGTCAGGGGGACATGTCGACCCTGGAACCTATTCAGCGCTGATCACGTCGGTGAATGGGGAGGAAGCCATCATTTCGCCAAAAGGCTGGGCTTTTTCCATGTTCAGTCGGATGGCCGGCAAGAAACTGGTCGAGACTGTCGTGGATGGTCCCATCCTCCCCATTCAAGCCGTAAATGCACTAGACCCAAAGTATTGCGATCCAAACGAGACCCCGGTTAATAAATTGAATTTGCTCAAGGCAGCAACGGCCATGGACGAAAATGGCAATATGCTGATGGTCGTAATTAATAACAGCTTTACAGATAACTGTAGGGCTACGGTACATCTTGACGGGTTTGAATATGACAGCATTGTGGAAGTGACTACGCTGAACGCGGATAGTTTCTACGATCAGAATAGTCCGGAAACACCAAACAAGGTCAGGCCTGTCACCAAGAAGGTCGACCTGGGAGGAAATCATTTCGAGTACATCTTTCCGGCGCACTCCGTTACGAGCATTGTGTTCAATAAGCCGAGTTCGTAG
- a CDS encoding sulfatase-like hydrolase/transferase, whose translation MSKKPSEKPNILFLMSDEHRADVAGYAGNRIIRTPILDELARTGVVFSNAYTPSPICSPARPCIMAGQLPKTCGALEFGDDLPPFSNTFARVFSEHDYSTVVAGKLHHTGMDVMQGWTQRIGGDTNVSNKLYKNNGEKERRDPQVNPTLAIKNKWSDAKEIKRAGICTKDGYHIDEYTVLGAEQFIRDYFNSPYYDRPGENPLLLKVSLIRPHYPYLTTEEKFNYYLNRVEPYLNETVFDHPFLSTRQVKPGVDAEPREIRRATAAYYGMIEELDEHYARILKALELVNQNVDDWIIVYTSDHGEMLGQHGIWEKQKFFEASVRVPLIIRYPKRFKGGTVVNENVNLCDLYATLCELAGIPIPSGLDSRSLVPLMEGNRKGWNNESISHFGKTNLMIKQDHLKYQYYGEHMPEVLFDLNRNPDETKNYIDDPAYAEDIRAFRKRRIELGYYHEEHKVRK comes from the coding sequence ATGAGCAAAAAACCGAGCGAAAAACCTAACATCTTATTTTTAATGAGTGACGAGCATCGTGCGGATGTTGCTGGTTATGCGGGGAATCGAATCATACGTACGCCTATTCTAGATGAATTGGCACGTACTGGAGTTGTCTTTTCAAACGCGTATACGCCTTCCCCAATATGTTCGCCCGCCAGACCTTGCATCATGGCAGGGCAATTGCCGAAGACCTGCGGCGCCTTAGAATTTGGCGATGATCTCCCGCCGTTCTCTAACACATTCGCTCGTGTCTTTTCGGAGCATGACTATTCTACTGTCGTAGCGGGCAAGCTGCATCATACCGGTATGGATGTCATGCAGGGTTGGACCCAAAGAATAGGCGGAGATACGAATGTAAGCAATAAATTGTATAAAAACAATGGCGAGAAGGAGAGAAGGGATCCGCAGGTGAACCCTACCCTTGCGATTAAGAATAAATGGTCTGACGCTAAAGAAATAAAACGCGCGGGAATATGTACTAAAGATGGGTACCACATTGACGAATATACGGTATTAGGTGCAGAACAGTTCATCCGTGATTATTTCAACAGCCCATATTATGATCGTCCGGGGGAGAATCCGCTTCTCTTAAAGGTGAGTCTCATTCGACCTCATTACCCTTATTTGACTACGGAAGAGAAGTTCAACTATTACCTCAACAGAGTTGAACCGTATTTGAATGAGACAGTTTTCGACCATCCGTTCCTATCCACACGACAGGTGAAACCCGGAGTTGACGCAGAGCCTCGGGAGATAAGAAGAGCCACGGCAGCGTATTATGGCATGATTGAAGAACTGGATGAACATTATGCAAGAATACTGAAAGCGCTTGAACTCGTTAATCAGAATGTAGACGATTGGATTATTGTATATACAAGTGATCACGGCGAGATGCTTGGTCAGCATGGGATATGGGAGAAACAAAAGTTTTTTGAGGCTAGCGTGCGCGTGCCGTTGATTATTAGATATCCGAAACGGTTTAAGGGAGGTACAGTTGTAAACGAAAATGTGAATTTATGCGACCTTTATGCAACGTTATGTGAATTAGCAGGTATTCCCATTCCATCTGGACTGGACAGTCGCAGCCTTGTGCCTTTAATGGAGGGAAACCGTAAAGGCTGGAATAATGAATCGATTTCCCACTTCGGCAAAACAAACCTAATGATTAAACAGGACCATTTAAAATATCAATATTACGGGGAACATATGCCGGAGGTACTATTCGATCTAAATAGAAATCCAGATGAAACTAAAAATTATATAGACGATCCTGCGTACGCAGAGGACATACGAGCCTTCCGAAAAAGACGTATAGAACTGGGATATTATCATGAAGAACATAAAGTGCGCAAGTAG